From the genome of Lawsonella clevelandensis, one region includes:
- a CDS encoding sucrase ferredoxin produces MADSAPNFFGRLDPPVIPAMEQCATTTDAPLTGALVRCSSRADEPLPGTAPYVAHGWILIEHTGAWSHDIFDGETVLPEVSAALKDYADTYGMRIAFIRRHGRQGHCAIERRRIYISPSLDGLPELWTGSIVHLRDILRWDPLSPALFGCTRCAPISVVCTHGKRDRCCAINGRPVADALDKYSRENWGEEPAIWEISHIAGHRFAPAFMTLPGNYMYGRLTPEEAIAVASAARHGYVDLTKLRGRTSLDAPAQAAELVVAQILAREAQLLTPGLLKATTLVKRTLPRGGDEAEVRVIHPEGRVWNVVLRTIQLPSRPQSCGARPKPCWSWQLYSLNEVSE; encoded by the coding sequence ATGGCAGATTCTGCCCCGAATTTTTTCGGCCGCCTCGACCCGCCGGTAATTCCCGCTATGGAACAGTGTGCGACAACTACGGATGCTCCTCTCACTGGCGCCCTGGTGCGCTGCTCCAGCCGTGCTGATGAGCCTCTCCCCGGAACCGCCCCCTATGTTGCACATGGGTGGATTCTCATTGAGCACACGGGTGCGTGGAGTCACGATATTTTCGATGGCGAAACAGTTCTGCCCGAGGTTAGTGCAGCATTGAAAGACTATGCCGACACCTACGGCATGCGGATTGCCTTCATTCGTCGGCATGGCCGCCAAGGACACTGTGCCATTGAGCGACGGCGTATCTACATCTCCCCCTCCCTCGATGGACTGCCTGAACTGTGGACGGGAAGTATTGTCCACCTGCGAGATATCCTGCGGTGGGACCCCCTGTCCCCAGCTCTCTTTGGGTGTACCCGCTGTGCACCTATCTCCGTCGTGTGTACACATGGCAAGCGAGACCGGTGTTGCGCTATTAATGGGCGGCCTGTGGCCGATGCCCTCGATAAATACAGTCGCGAAAACTGGGGAGAGGAGCCGGCGATATGGGAAATCTCCCATATCGCTGGGCATCGCTTCGCCCCGGCATTCATGACACTGCCGGGAAACTACATGTACGGCCGACTTACCCCAGAAGAAGCCATCGCAGTCGCTAGTGCAGCCCGTCACGGTTACGTTGACCTCACAAAACTACGGGGACGGACGTCCCTTGATGCTCCCGCGCAGGCGGCCGAATTGGTGGTTGCGCAAATTCTTGCGCGAGAAGCCCAGCTGCTCACCCCCGGTTTGTTGAAGGCTACGACACTGGTAAAGAGGACATTGCCGCGTGGGGGAGATGAGGCGGAAGTGCGCGTCATCCATCCTGAGGGAAGGGTGTGGAACGTGGTACTGCGAACTATCCAGTTACCTTCCCGTCCACAAAGTTGTGGGGCCCGCCCCAAGCCGTGCTGGAGTTGGCAGCTGTACTCACTGAACGAAGTGTCAGAGTAG
- a CDS encoding DNA polymerase Y family protein: MSVKSQRVIACLFPDWPATALLLDTERDLSTPVVIVDNYQVTAVNVRARQYGIQVGMRQRDAHSRCSEVLLATHDDDRDARWFEPVIQRCNTVTPHMEVLRPGLIVVSAQSVASFYGGEEAACEVLATEMEQAGVECLVGSADSMEAAVWAAARSVLVPVGQTPHFLHNLPIRVLAEESALPFFSQRCHMAAMLARMGVQTMGQFAHLPRPDVVQRFGNDARDIHSMACGEPLRAVLPHPAEVSSTVQHTCEPPLCRIDEAAFLARRLAVELHEQLVAQDLCCHTVEVGACTTDGVELVRTWRCSEPLSSTAMADRMRWQLEGWLTAGTLTAGLQQVWMRPLDVMGAGHQQSDLWSGVSDREMTRRRCLTRVQGMLGENDVLSAVPSGGWGPNDAVSWVPYGDAPAVRQQQRAAAPWEGRMLCPLPATIAQRPVTLLDSSRHSVGVTGRGVMTAAPAYLEDQGRPSSITNWAGPWTFDDKWWEDNPVRCARIQVQTSRNELFLLVIREKRWYIEGEY, from the coding sequence ATGTCAGTTAAATCACAGCGCGTTATTGCCTGTCTTTTTCCCGATTGGCCGGCCACCGCACTGTTGCTCGACACAGAGAGGGACCTCTCTACCCCTGTTGTCATTGTCGATAATTATCAGGTGACGGCGGTGAACGTGCGCGCACGGCAGTACGGCATCCAGGTGGGCATGCGCCAGCGGGATGCGCATTCTCGTTGCTCAGAAGTGCTTCTCGCTACACATGATGATGACCGTGACGCCCGCTGGTTTGAACCGGTCATACAGCGCTGCAATACCGTCACCCCCCATATGGAAGTGCTACGCCCCGGGCTCATTGTGGTTTCTGCACAGAGTGTGGCGTCTTTTTACGGGGGAGAGGAAGCAGCCTGTGAGGTGTTAGCCACGGAGATGGAGCAGGCTGGGGTGGAGTGTCTGGTGGGCAGCGCAGACAGTATGGAGGCCGCGGTATGGGCAGCTGCCCGGAGTGTACTGGTGCCAGTAGGACAGACTCCACATTTCCTACATAACCTGCCAATACGTGTGTTGGCAGAAGAAAGTGCTCTGCCGTTCTTTTCGCAACGGTGCCATATGGCGGCGATGTTGGCGCGTATGGGAGTGCAGACAATGGGGCAATTTGCTCACTTGCCAAGACCAGATGTTGTGCAGCGCTTCGGAAATGATGCACGAGACATTCATTCCATGGCTTGCGGTGAGCCGCTCCGTGCAGTCCTTCCGCACCCCGCAGAAGTGAGCTCCACCGTACAACACACCTGCGAGCCGCCCCTCTGTCGTATCGACGAGGCAGCCTTCCTCGCACGTCGCCTCGCAGTTGAGCTACATGAACAACTCGTCGCCCAAGACCTCTGCTGCCACACAGTAGAGGTGGGAGCCTGTACTACGGACGGAGTAGAACTGGTACGCACCTGGCGGTGTAGTGAACCACTCAGCTCCACCGCCATGGCCGACCGGATGCGATGGCAGCTGGAAGGGTGGCTAACCGCCGGCACTCTCACTGCAGGGCTACAACAGGTGTGGATGCGTCCCCTCGATGTGATGGGGGCAGGGCACCAACAGTCAGATCTGTGGAGTGGAGTCAGCGATCGAGAGATGACACGCCGCCGGTGCCTCACTCGTGTCCAAGGGATGCTGGGAGAAAACGATGTGCTCAGTGCTGTTCCCAGTGGAGGATGGGGGCCCAACGACGCAGTCTCGTGGGTGCCGTATGGGGATGCCCCCGCCGTCCGCCAGCAGCAACGCGCTGCTGCCCCGTGGGAAGGCAGGATGCTATGCCCCCTCCCTGCCACTATTGCGCAGCGACCCGTCACCCTCCTGGATAGCTCCCGTCACAGTGTCGGGGTGACGGGACGAGGTGTGATGACGGCTGCGCCTGCCTATCTGGAGGATCAAGGACGCCCCTCTTCCATTACGAATTGGGCGGGTCCGTGGACTTTTGACGATAAATGGTGGGAGGATAACCCTGTTCGCTGTGCGCGTATTCAGGTTCAGACCAGTAGAAATGAACTTTTTCTGCTCGTGATTCGAGAAAAGAGGTGGTACATCGAAGGGGAGTACTGA
- a CDS encoding lysophospholipid acyltransferase family protein, with protein MRLWSSIKDNIFRFAFGPATVGVLRLLTRVRLIGRSNAMRFRGLTKHRGGIVVCNHTHYLDSAFAVWALWPRRLWFTSQAQNFSLPVAGRILSFWDVVGVVSGEGGKELFNAQVGVLLHEGKSVVIYPEGNLRSFEKELQPFHKGAFHVAITEQVPILPIVAVPETRKMWWGDLRRGMRVEVLPPVYPPSYPAEDEYVAAVTALRDQVFQMMSTRMAAEN; from the coding sequence ATGCGGCTGTGGAGCAGCATCAAAGATAATATTTTCCGCTTTGCTTTTGGGCCTGCGACGGTGGGGGTTCTCCGACTGCTGACGCGTGTGCGGCTTATCGGGCGTTCTAACGCGATGCGTTTTCGTGGATTGACGAAACATCGCGGTGGAATCGTGGTCTGCAACCACACGCACTACCTCGACTCTGCGTTCGCCGTGTGGGCACTGTGGCCGCGTCGTCTCTGGTTTACTTCACAAGCGCAGAACTTTTCCCTGCCGGTAGCGGGCCGCATTCTCTCTTTCTGGGATGTGGTGGGTGTTGTCAGCGGGGAGGGCGGCAAAGAGCTGTTTAATGCCCAGGTGGGAGTGTTGCTCCATGAGGGGAAATCGGTGGTGATTTACCCGGAGGGTAATCTCCGTTCCTTCGAGAAAGAGCTGCAGCCTTTCCATAAGGGTGCATTCCATGTGGCGATCACGGAGCAGGTCCCCATTCTTCCTATTGTGGCGGTTCCCGAAACCCGCAAAATGTGGTGGGGGGATCTGCGGCGTGGCATGCGCGTGGAAGTGTTGCCGCCGGTCTATCCTCCGTCCTATCCTGCCGAAGATGAGTATGTGGCGGCAGTAACAGCGTTGCGGGACCAAGTTTTTCAAATGATGTCAACCCGAATGGCTGCCGAGAATTAA
- a CDS encoding glycosyltransferase codes for MMRSSGRRPLTIVFVTDMFDVEKNGIVTSARRMCAQLRSQGHTVRVVSAGTKNIAASGDEDSTKAHVRQLGDDVDDDLEDRYVVRELHIPVVNRFAKKQSFVFGTPKISTLREAFEDADVVHFFMPMMLEQVGVRVAKRMGLPVTAAFHIQPENITYNISPRLQGVDWAANRVYKVLYEIFYDSFPFIHCPTEFIKEQLVANGYDKHAELVVISNGVGDRFHPPVPDRRVFPLYKGTFDILMVGRLSPEKNQKVLIRAVQLSRYAEYIRIFFAGGGADRKMLQSMGSVLPHPPSIHYYSQDELLKLMHSCDLYVHTASVEIEAISCLEAVATGLVPLIANSPKSATRQFALDERSLFINNDPRDLARQIDYWIEHPVQRIQMSKVYAESANDYRMAECGRKMEEMLYAAVEQHQR; via the coding sequence ATGATGAGGTCATCCGGGCGCCGTCCCCTCACCATTGTCTTTGTGACAGACATGTTTGACGTTGAGAAGAACGGTATTGTCACGTCAGCACGGCGGATGTGTGCGCAGCTTCGCTCTCAGGGACACACTGTCCGTGTTGTTTCCGCAGGTACTAAGAACATAGCAGCGTCGGGGGATGAAGATTCCACGAAGGCGCACGTGCGACAACTGGGGGATGACGTTGATGACGATCTAGAGGATCGTTATGTTGTTCGCGAGCTCCATATTCCGGTGGTAAATCGATTCGCGAAGAAGCAAAGCTTTGTGTTCGGCACTCCCAAGATCTCGACCTTGCGTGAGGCTTTTGAAGATGCCGACGTAGTGCATTTCTTCATGCCGATGATGCTGGAGCAAGTGGGTGTGCGCGTTGCTAAACGGATGGGGCTTCCCGTTACTGCCGCGTTCCATATCCAGCCGGAAAACATTACCTACAACATCAGCCCGCGTCTGCAGGGGGTGGACTGGGCTGCTAACCGTGTATACAAAGTTCTGTACGAGATTTTCTACGACTCGTTCCCCTTTATCCACTGTCCCACCGAATTCATTAAGGAACAGCTGGTCGCCAATGGGTACGACAAGCACGCTGAACTTGTCGTCATTTCTAACGGGGTGGGAGACCGGTTCCATCCGCCGGTTCCAGATCGTCGTGTCTTCCCTCTTTATAAGGGCACATTCGACATTTTGATGGTGGGACGGCTGTCTCCTGAAAAGAACCAGAAGGTTCTTATTCGTGCGGTGCAGCTCTCTCGCTACGCGGAGTACATTCGCATCTTCTTCGCTGGGGGCGGAGCGGATCGGAAGATGCTGCAGAGCATGGGAAGTGTGCTGCCCCACCCTCCCAGTATTCACTACTATTCGCAAGATGAGCTGCTCAAACTGATGCACTCGTGCGATTTGTATGTGCATACCGCTTCGGTGGAGATTGAAGCCATTTCCTGTTTGGAGGCTGTTGCAACGGGTTTAGTCCCTCTCATCGCAAATTCTCCGAAGTCTGCGACTCGGCAATTTGCGCTCGATGAGCGTAGCCTCTTTATCAATAATGATCCGCGCGACTTGGCGCGCCAGATCGACTACTGGATTGAGCACCCGGTGCAGCGTATCCAGATGTCGAAGGTTTATGCAGAATCGGCGAATGACTATCGGATGGCTGAGTGTGGCCGGAAGATGGAGGAAATGTTGTATGCGGCTGTGGAGCAGCATCAAAGATAA
- a CDS encoding class I SAM-dependent methyltransferase: MQNGVDPSTKMLERARDHGIRVEQASAEDLPYGDNIFDAVFFITVGGYVDLPAALAEAKRVLTPDGTLVVGMLDWNTPVGAERRASHADSPYFAGISFRSSADMVAALQTA, encoded by the coding sequence ATTCAGAACGGCGTTGACCCTTCCACAAAGATGCTCGAGCGCGCCCGTGACCATGGTATCCGCGTAGAACAGGCGAGCGCCGAGGACCTCCCCTATGGCGACAACATTTTTGATGCCGTCTTCTTCATTACCGTGGGCGGGTACGTCGACCTTCCCGCCGCTCTGGCAGAAGCCAAGCGCGTTCTCACCCCCGACGGCACACTGGTGGTAGGCATGCTCGATTGGAATACCCCAGTAGGCGCAGAACGCCGCGCCAGCCACGCAGACAGCCCATACTTCGCCGGCATCTCCTTCCGCAGCTCCGCAGATATGGTGGCAGCTCTACAGACTGCCTGA
- the guaA gene encoding glutamine-hydrolyzing GMP synthase, protein MNTPQPVLVVDFGAQYSQLIARRIREAKIYSEVIPHTATLAEFQAKNPAAIVLSGGPASVYADGAPTMDPAVLEMGVPVFGICYGFQFLAKNLGGVVSNTGDREYGRTEMSLQGTPAGLGGILHSGLEAEHKVWMSHGDAVLEAPAGCTVTASTPGAPVAAFEDTERRIAGVQYHPEVMHSPHGQEVLVNFLTKVAGLSPDWTTENIVDQLVAQVKEQIGDTSRAICGLSGGVDSAVAAALVQRAIGDRLTCVFVDHGLLRAGEKEQVQQDFVAATGARLVTINAVDKFLAELDGVTDPEAKRKTIGRLFIRSFEDAVSEVLGESAVEGATVDFLVQGTLYPDVVESGGGAGTANIKSHHNVGGLPEDLEFTLCEPLRLLFKDEVRAVGRELGLPEVIVGRQPFPGPGLGIRIVGAITRERLEILRAADEIARTELTNAGLDNEIWQCPVVLLADVRSVGVQGDGRTYGHPIVLRPVSSEDAMTADWTRIPYDVLERISTRITNEVPEINRVVLDCTSKPPGTIEWE, encoded by the coding sequence TTGAACACTCCGCAGCCTGTCCTCGTTGTCGACTTTGGCGCGCAATACTCTCAGCTGATCGCCCGTCGCATCCGCGAGGCCAAGATTTACTCTGAGGTCATTCCGCACACCGCCACCTTGGCGGAGTTCCAGGCCAAGAACCCGGCTGCCATTGTACTGTCCGGTGGCCCTGCATCCGTCTATGCAGACGGTGCCCCCACTATGGATCCGGCCGTGCTAGAGATGGGGGTCCCCGTCTTTGGTATCTGCTACGGCTTCCAGTTCCTCGCCAAGAACCTCGGCGGAGTGGTGTCCAACACCGGCGACCGTGAGTATGGCCGCACCGAGATGAGCCTACAGGGCACTCCCGCAGGCCTGGGGGGCATCCTCCACAGTGGTTTGGAAGCGGAGCACAAGGTGTGGATGAGCCACGGTGATGCCGTGCTGGAGGCACCGGCCGGCTGCACCGTCACTGCCTCTACACCGGGGGCTCCGGTCGCAGCTTTTGAAGACACAGAACGCCGTATCGCCGGTGTGCAGTATCACCCCGAAGTTATGCACTCCCCGCATGGTCAGGAAGTGCTCGTTAACTTCCTCACCAAGGTGGCGGGTCTTTCCCCGGACTGGACCACGGAAAACATTGTGGACCAGCTGGTAGCCCAGGTAAAGGAACAGATTGGTGACACTAGCCGAGCCATCTGTGGCCTCTCTGGCGGCGTGGATTCTGCGGTGGCTGCTGCGCTCGTGCAGCGCGCCATTGGCGATCGCTTGACCTGCGTGTTCGTGGACCATGGTCTGTTGCGGGCAGGTGAAAAGGAACAGGTGCAGCAGGACTTTGTGGCTGCTACTGGTGCTCGACTCGTCACCATTAATGCTGTCGATAAGTTCCTTGCTGAGCTCGATGGCGTCACCGATCCAGAAGCGAAGCGCAAGACCATCGGTCGGCTTTTCATCCGTTCCTTCGAAGATGCCGTCAGTGAGGTTCTCGGCGAGAGTGCCGTGGAAGGCGCCACTGTCGACTTCCTGGTACAAGGCACGCTCTACCCGGATGTAGTGGAATCCGGTGGTGGTGCTGGTACTGCCAACATCAAGTCCCACCATAACGTGGGCGGTCTGCCAGAAGACCTCGAATTTACTCTATGCGAGCCGCTCCGCCTGCTCTTCAAGGATGAAGTGCGTGCAGTGGGCCGCGAGCTGGGGCTACCGGAGGTCATTGTGGGCCGCCAGCCGTTCCCCGGCCCCGGTTTGGGTATTCGTATCGTCGGCGCCATCACCCGTGAGCGACTGGAGATTCTCCGGGCAGCAGACGAGATTGCCCGCACCGAACTTACCAACGCTGGGCTCGACAACGAGATCTGGCAGTGCCCGGTGGTACTGCTAGCCGATGTTCGTTCAGTGGGCGTGCAGGGAGATGGCCGTACCTACGGCCATCCCATTGTGCTACGCCCGGTGAGCTCCGAGGACGCGATGACTGCTGATTGGACGCGCATTCCCTACGATGTGCTTGAGCGTATCTCTACCCGCATCACCAATGAGGTACCGGAGATTAACCGCGTGGTGTTGGACTGCACGTCCAAGCCGCCGGGAACTATCGAGTGGGAGTAG
- a CDS encoding GuaB3 family IMP dehydrogenase-related protein yields MRDVVEIGIGREAVRTYELEDISLVPSRPLCSHREVSLDWRMDAYQFDVPFVADASDALASPEFVIEMGKNGGLGVFNAEGLWARWENAEEKIAEVRKAALESDDPSTAVALLQELSREPIKEELLVAAVKKIHDAGVVTAVRVSPQHARELGPLLVQAGMDILFVQGTMVSAQYVWEGEELPLDIKELVRGTDIPVVVGGCVNYHTAMHLMRTGAAGIVVGYGATDAITTTGEVLGINVAMATAIADAAAARRDYMEESGGRYVHVIANGDVNSSGDIAKAIACGADAVMAGPLLAQAQEAAGKGVYWPIVAGHPANPRGAIVPLMVDYEADGEDYEGPSLEVVLHGPSSEPFGTCDLAGGLRRSMAKCGFTSLKEFQRVELTVH; encoded by the coding sequence ATGCGTGACGTCGTAGAAATCGGAATTGGTCGCGAGGCCGTTCGCACTTATGAACTCGAAGACATTAGCCTGGTGCCCTCGCGCCCTCTCTGCAGCCACCGTGAGGTGTCCCTGGATTGGCGGATGGACGCCTACCAGTTTGACGTTCCCTTTGTCGCCGACGCTTCGGACGCCCTTGCCTCCCCCGAGTTCGTTATCGAAATGGGCAAGAACGGTGGCCTCGGTGTCTTTAACGCAGAAGGCTTGTGGGCCCGCTGGGAGAATGCCGAGGAAAAGATCGCTGAGGTCCGCAAGGCTGCTCTCGAATCTGATGACCCCTCCACCGCAGTGGCTCTGCTGCAGGAGCTCAGCCGCGAACCCATCAAGGAAGAACTCCTCGTCGCCGCAGTGAAAAAGATTCACGATGCTGGCGTGGTGACGGCCGTCCGCGTCTCTCCTCAGCATGCCCGCGAACTCGGTCCGCTGCTGGTACAGGCCGGCATGGATATTCTCTTCGTGCAGGGCACCATGGTGTCTGCCCAGTACGTGTGGGAAGGCGAGGAATTGCCCCTCGACATTAAAGAGCTGGTGCGCGGCACCGATATTCCGGTGGTCGTCGGCGGCTGCGTCAACTACCACACTGCTATGCACCTGATGCGCACCGGCGCGGCCGGTATCGTTGTGGGCTACGGTGCCACTGACGCTATCACCACCACCGGCGAGGTGCTGGGTATCAACGTTGCGATGGCGACCGCTATCGCCGATGCTGCAGCTGCCCGCCGCGACTACATGGAAGAATCCGGCGGCCGCTACGTGCACGTTATCGCCAACGGCGACGTGAACTCCTCCGGTGATATCGCCAAGGCGATTGCCTGCGGTGCTGACGCCGTTATGGCCGGCCCGCTGCTTGCCCAGGCTCAGGAAGCCGCGGGTAAGGGTGTGTACTGGCCGATCGTGGCCGGCCATCCTGCCAACCCGCGTGGTGCCATCGTCCCACTGATGGTCGACTACGAAGCAGATGGCGAAGACTATGAAGGCCCCTCCCTGGAGGTTGTGCTGCACGGTCCGTCCTCTGAGCCATTCGGTACCTGCGACCTGGCCGGTGGCCTGCGTCGCTCAATGGCCAAGTGTGGTTTCACGTCGCTGAAGGAATTCCAGCGCGTCGAACTGACCGTCCACTAA
- the guaB gene encoding IMP dehydrogenase, which translates to MALFRNTVTTGGDNPDKVAMVGLTFDDVLLLPAESNVIPSGVDTSTQLTREIRLHVPILSAAMDTVTESRMAIAMARNGGLGILHRNLSVESQAAQVETVKRSEAGMVTDPVTCTADMTIKEVDDLCARFRISGLPVVDDDGKLVGICTNRDMRFEVDLNTKVGDIMTPMPLVVAQEGVTGEAALNLLRRNKIEKLPIVDSTNKLTGLITVKDFVKTEQYPNATKDNDGRLRVGAGIGTNEDSWYRAHALVDAGVDVLVVDTAHAHNNRALEMVSRVKQEFGDRVQVIGGNLATRAAAQAMIDAGADAIKVGIGPGSICTTRVVAGVGAPQITAIMEASAAAHKAGVPIIADGGMQYSGDIAKAIAAGANAVMLGSMLAGTPEAPGEIMLINGKQFKTYRGMGSLGAMQGRGLTGEKRSYSKDRYFQDDVLAEEKLVPEGIEGRIPLQGPLESVLHQMVGGLRAAMGYTGSHSIADLHDAQFVQITAAGLRESHPHDIQQTVAAPNYQIR; encoded by the coding sequence ATGGCGCTTTTTCGGAACACGGTAACTACGGGTGGGGACAATCCCGATAAGGTCGCGATGGTCGGTTTGACCTTCGACGATGTTTTGCTGCTCCCCGCAGAATCGAATGTTATTCCCTCTGGTGTGGACACGTCTACCCAGCTCACCCGCGAAATTCGGCTCCATGTTCCGATTCTTTCCGCTGCCATGGACACGGTGACGGAATCCCGTATGGCTATCGCCATGGCTCGCAATGGTGGTCTCGGTATCCTCCACCGCAACCTTTCCGTCGAGTCGCAGGCCGCCCAGGTTGAGACCGTGAAGCGCTCCGAAGCTGGAATGGTCACCGATCCTGTCACCTGTACTGCCGACATGACCATCAAAGAAGTTGATGATCTGTGTGCCCGTTTCCGTATCTCCGGCCTCCCCGTTGTTGATGACGACGGCAAGCTCGTTGGTATCTGTACCAATCGCGACATGCGCTTCGAAGTTGACCTCAACACCAAGGTGGGGGACATCATGACCCCCATGCCGTTGGTTGTGGCACAAGAGGGCGTCACTGGTGAAGCCGCCCTCAACCTGCTGCGCCGCAATAAGATCGAAAAGCTGCCCATCGTTGACAGCACCAATAAGCTCACTGGCCTCATCACGGTCAAGGACTTCGTCAAGACGGAGCAGTACCCCAATGCCACGAAGGACAACGACGGCCGACTCCGCGTCGGTGCCGGTATCGGTACCAATGAGGATTCCTGGTACCGTGCTCACGCCCTCGTCGATGCTGGCGTGGACGTGCTGGTGGTTGACACCGCTCACGCCCACAATAACCGCGCCCTCGAGATGGTGTCTCGTGTAAAGCAGGAGTTCGGGGATCGCGTACAGGTAATCGGCGGTAACCTCGCCACCCGTGCGGCTGCCCAGGCCATGATTGATGCCGGCGCAGACGCCATCAAGGTCGGTATTGGCCCCGGCTCCATCTGCACCACCCGTGTGGTAGCTGGTGTGGGTGCCCCGCAGATTACCGCCATCATGGAAGCTTCTGCGGCCGCACATAAGGCGGGCGTGCCAATTATCGCCGACGGCGGTATGCAGTACTCGGGTGACATCGCCAAGGCTATTGCAGCCGGTGCCAATGCCGTCATGCTTGGTTCGATGCTGGCCGGTACGCCGGAAGCCCCGGGCGAAATCATGCTCATCAACGGCAAGCAGTTCAAGACCTACCGCGGTATGGGCTCCCTGGGAGCAATGCAAGGCCGTGGTCTCACCGGTGAGAAGCGTTCCTACTCCAAGGACCGCTACTTCCAGGATGACGTACTGGCAGAAGAGAAGCTGGTGCCGGAAGGCATCGAAGGCCGAATTCCGCTGCAAGGCCCGCTGGAGAGTGTCCTCCACCAGATGGTGGGTGGCCTGCGTGCTGCCATGGGCTACACCGGTTCCCACAGCATCGCGGATCTTCACGATGCACAATTCGTTCAGATCACTGCCGCTGGTCTCCGGGAAAGCCACCCGCATGACATTCAGCAGACTGTGGCTGCTCCCAACTATCAGATTCGTTAA
- a CDS encoding DUF5319 family protein: protein MGTPPAPLELPPDPFLGPDDPATVLVPALPHEHHAALTPTESAEVCEELEDIRLFQAILAPHGIRGIAESCNDCQDIHYFDWEILLAIYEQLLTEGSSQPHEPLLNADPTEYVTWDYCRGYCDHVRFQTPNPFRMC from the coding sequence ATGGGCACACCGCCTGCACCATTGGAGCTACCGCCGGACCCGTTCCTCGGGCCCGATGATCCTGCTACTGTGCTCGTTCCGGCTCTCCCCCACGAGCACCACGCGGCCCTCACCCCCACCGAAAGTGCTGAGGTGTGTGAAGAGCTCGAAGATATCCGTCTCTTCCAAGCAATTTTGGCCCCCCACGGCATCCGCGGCATTGCCGAATCCTGCAACGATTGCCAGGATATTCACTACTTCGACTGGGAGATCCTGCTAGCTATCTACGAGCAACTTCTCACAGAAGGCTCGAGCCAACCACACGAACCGCTCCTCAACGCAGATCCCACCGAATACGTCACCTGGGATTACTGCCGAGGGTATTGTGACCACGTGCGTTTTCAGACCCCTAACCCCTTCCGCATGTGCTAA
- the shbA gene encoding RNA polymerase sigma factor ShbA, which yields MAAAADDRLAPLVVAAREGDAAATNELLREIFPAIVSYCRARITWATPGYAAADDVAQEICLAVVTGLPKYQEQGYPFMAFVYGIAAHKVADAKRNAFRHPNDVLDDSADILDEGEGPETLALHNESSAEVEDLLNTLSPSAREIIRLRVIVGMSAAETAAVLQSTPGAVRVAQYRALAKLRKEYDRRRRVAQDAEEAAIAAAAPAVETTTPESSTASKSAPHRRKGGE from the coding sequence ATGGCCGCAGCTGCCGACGATCGCCTGGCTCCCTTGGTGGTTGCCGCGCGCGAAGGTGATGCTGCCGCCACAAATGAGTTGCTACGGGAGATTTTCCCGGCCATTGTGTCCTACTGCCGTGCGCGCATTACATGGGCCACACCGGGATATGCAGCAGCTGATGACGTTGCCCAAGAGATCTGTTTGGCAGTGGTCACTGGGCTTCCCAAGTACCAGGAGCAGGGCTATCCTTTTATGGCCTTCGTTTACGGAATTGCTGCCCATAAAGTTGCGGATGCAAAACGTAACGCTTTCCGTCATCCCAACGATGTTCTAGATGACAGCGCCGACATCCTTGATGAAGGCGAAGGACCGGAAACTCTAGCGCTGCACAACGAGAGTTCTGCCGAGGTGGAGGATCTCCTCAACACGCTTTCTCCATCAGCGCGTGAGATTATCCGTTTGCGTGTCATTGTCGGTATGTCCGCGGCTGAAACAGCGGCAGTGCTGCAGTCCACCCCGGGCGCCGTCCGTGTCGCACAGTACCGGGCCCTCGCCAAGCTCCGGAAGGAGTACGACCGTCGGCGTCGTGTCGCACAGGACGCTGAAGAGGCAGCAATCGCAGCTGCTGCCCCGGCAGTCGAAACCACCACACCGGAGAGCTCTACCGCCTCTAAGAGCGCTCCCCATAGAAGGAAAGGAGGAGAGTAA